One window of the Salvia miltiorrhiza cultivar Shanhuang (shh) chromosome 6, IMPLAD_Smil_shh, whole genome shotgun sequence genome contains the following:
- the LOC130989703 gene encoding receptor-like protein kinase FERONIA isoform X2 — protein sequence MIPIPQNQSMNSCDVSINCGSTGAAAASNGRQWLGDARSKASPVLQLRGFSAASTAIRHLTSADPVPHKTARISRSQFSYAFQVNAGQKIIRLHFNPTPYRGFKGLRDFFTVEAGPFTLLSNFSASLTADALGVNTFAKEFCLNIQENRQLNLTFSPEISQSQHTYAFINGIEIISMPASLSYFHSGEIGVRVLGQNSMVYFDDSIALEIVHRLHTKQDLNQPTGDFNGVFPKWATQRADKVKNNTWKMPVEVGFRYLIRLHFSEVGLKIAGASGSMFKILVNEMIAYANTEMVNGWNQDNILLYRDYMVVMRGRKQNGRRDILISLQSFEELADGLGVLAGFEIVKLSNADDSLASPNPLPPPQNLQSHTLRNLLSLLGYKHAGATVAIAVISALSIIVHTLREIFEARSTEDEHKPSAKAERHCRRFSLAEIELATGYFDGRLVIGRGGFGNVYKGLIDNGQTTVAVKRLRWDATQGEREFRTEIETLSELRHINIVPLIGYCCEQSERILVYEYMACGTLADHLYKLGRNDSNSSSLNWKHRLSICIGAARGLEYLHTGHGVIHRDVKASNILLDENFTAKVSDFGLAKTEDRNKLQSHVTTLVKGTRGYFDSYYIKTGKLTRKSDIYAFGVVLFVALCGREALDSRVLVLEEERLLSSWAVDKINKGEVDRIVDSNLREEISPNSLKTFVEVAERCLRDEPKNRPTMSQIVVQLEFALEQQESKEQRDAPDKFDHVANDVYPSNEDNISSENVEQPGEASTEVETFTSIFNRIRDSRDRGDAKKPKAHSLLRFWTWGVFRSTIRPSKRKELISLISEISASYINLPKFDLTSIATATNQFSDSEMIEVFEARERYSVFKAVLPTGKTVAVKRFSLSWLDEFKNEISLTSRLDHRNIVNLLGYCIHENGEAMLLYDYMAQGKLSDHLHNSGNSSLSWKQRLQICIDAAKGLEYLHTGSEYPIIHRDVKSSNILLDNKWMAKVSDIFLTSVCLSADATHLTTRVRGTFGYLDPEYFQTYRLTVKSDVYSFGVVLFEVLCGKKAIHSCSVGDMVGMASRLELYLKQGKLEEIVDPNLDGQINPVCFEIFTETAIACLNRRGDDRPAMRDVVQNLELAMEAQSIG from the exons ATGATTCCTATCCCCCAAAATCAGAGCATGAATTCGT GTGATGTTTCCATCAACTGTGGCTCGACTGGAGCTGCAGCGGCAAGCAACGGTCGGCAATGGCTCGGAGACGCACGTTCAAAAGCCTCTCCAGTGCTGCAGCTAAGGGGCTTTTCAGCCGCGTCAACGGCCATCCGCCACTTGACCTCTGCTGATCCAGTTCCCCACAAGACTGCGAGAATCTCCCGCTCACAATTCTCATATGCATTTCAAGTCAACGCAGGTCAGAAAATTATCCGTCTTCACTTTAATCCCACTCCATACAGAGGGTTTAAAGGGTTGCGAGACTTTTTCACCGTTGAAGCTGGCCCTTTTACCTTGCTCAGTAATTTTAGTGCTTCCCTTACTGCTGATGCTCTTGGTGTGAATACTTTTGCTAAAGAATTCTGTTTAAATATTCAAGAAAATCGACAGCTCAACTTAACTTTCTCTCCTGAAATTAGTCAATCACAGCATACATATGCTTTCATAAATGGCATCGAGATTATATCGATGCCAGCCAGTCTTTCCTACTTTCATAGTGGAGAAATTGGGGTTCGAGTTCTTGGTCAGAATTCTATGGTCTACTTTGATGATAGCATTGCACTTGAGATAGTCCATCGGCTACATACTAAACAGGATTTGAATCAGCCCACTGGAGATTTCAACGGCGTTTTTCCCAAGTGGGCAACACAGAGAGCAGACAAGGTCAAAAACAACACTTGGAAAATGCCGGTGGAGGTGGGATTCAGGTACTTGATCAGGCTTCATTTCTCGGAGGTGGGACTTAAGATTGCAGGCGCTAGTGGGTCGATGTTTAAGATCCTCGTTAATGAGATGATTGCTTATGCTAACACTGAAATGGTGAATGGATGGAATCAGGATAACATTCTCTTGTATAGGGACTACATGGTGGTGATGAGAGGGCGCAAACAAAATGGCAGACGCGATATCTTGATTTCCTTGCAGTCATTTGAAGAACTCGCGGATGGACTTGGAGTCCTTGCAGGATTTGAAATAGTTAAGTTAAGCAACGCTGATGATAGTCTAGCTAGTCCAAACCCCCTGCCTCCACCTCAGAATTTACAATCCCACACACTCCGGAATTTGCTGTCACTTCTTGGTTATAAACATGCTGGTGCAACCGTTGCAATAGCTGTAATATCTGCATTGAGTATCATTGTTCATACATTGCGAGAAATTTTTGAAGCTAGGAGCACTGAGGACGAACACAAGCCATCAGCCAAGGCTGAAAGACACTGTCGCCGCTTTTCACTAGCTGAGATCGAATTAGCCACTGGATACTTTGATGGCAGACTTGTTATTGGAAGGGGTGGATTTGGTAATGTCTACAAAGGCCTCATTGATAACGGACAAACAACTGTTGCTGTAAAGAGGTTAAGATGGGACGCCACTCAGGGGGAGCGTGAGTTTCGGACTGAAATTGAAACACTTTCTGAACTTCGGCATATCAATATTGTCCCTCTAATTGGATACTGTTGTGAGCAGAGTGAAAGGATTCTTGTTTATGAGTATATGGCTTGTGGTACACTGGCTGACCACCTCTACAAACTTGGAAGAAACGATAGTAATTCTTCTTCTCTCAACTGGAAGCATCGCTTGAGTATCTGCATTGGAGCTGCTCGAGGCCTTGAATATCTTCACACTGGCCATGGAGTCATCCATCGAGATGTGAAGGCTTCAAACATCTTGCTGGATGAAAATTTCACAGCTAAGGTGTCCGATTTTGGCTTGGCTAAAACTGAAGATAGAAACAAGTTACAGAGCCATGTTACCACACTGGTTAAAGGCACAAGGGGTTACTTCGATTCGTATTATATCAAAACTGGAAAATTAACAAGGAAAAGTGACATTTATGCCTTTGGGGTGGTTTTGTTTGTGGCCCTATGCGGGAGAGAAGCATTAGATTCAagggttttggttttggagGAGGAGCGACTTTTGTCCAGTTGGGCTGTcgataaaattaataaaggaGAAGTTGATCGGATTGTAGATTCAAATTTAAGGGAGGAAATCTCGCCAAACAGTTTGAAGACATTTGTGGAGGTTGCTGAAAGATGCTTGCGTGATGAACCAAAGAATCGGCCAACAATGTCTCAAATTGTCGTACAACTTGAGTTTGCACTGGAGCAGCAAGAGAGCAAAGAACAACGTGATGCGCCAGATAAATTTGATCATGTTGCTAATGATGTGTATCCATCTAATGAAGACAATATATCCTCCGAAAATGTTGAGCAACCGGGAGAAGCCTCTACTGAGGTGGAGACATTTACATCTATTTTCAATAGGATACGTGATTCTCGGGACAGAGGAGATGCAAAGAAACCAAAGGCACATAGCCTGTTAAGATTCTGGACATGGGGTGTCTTTAGGAGCACGATAAGACCGTCTAAGAGAAAAGAATTAATAAGCTTAATATCAG AAATTAGTGCTTCATACATCAACTTGCCGAAGTTTGATCTGACCAGCATTGCCACTGCGACCAATCAGTTCTCCGATTCAGAGATGATTGAAGTCTTTGAAGCTAGGGAAAGATATTCTGTGTTTAAG GCTGTATTACCTACAGGGAAAACAGTTGCAGTTAAAAGGTTTTCTTTATCATGGCTTGATGAGTTCAAAAATGAGATATCTCTGACTTCCAGACTGGACCACCGAAACATCGTTAATCTACTTGGATACTGCATTCATGAAAATGGAGAGGCGATGTTACTCTATGATTACATGGCTCAAGGCAAATTATCTGACCATCTCCACAACTCAGGAAATTCCTCATTGTCATGGAAACAACGCCTTCAAATTTGTATAGACGCTGCCAAGGGATTAGAGTATCTTCACACTGGGTCTGAGTACCCCATCATCCACCGCGATGTTAAGTCCTCCAACATCCTCCTGGATAATAAATGGATGGCCAAAGTGTCTGATATTTTCCTCACAAGTGTTTGTCTCTCGGCCGATGCCACCCATTTAACCACGAGGGTGCGAGGAACCTTTGGTTACCTGGACCCGGAGTACTTCCAAACTTATCGGTTGACAGTCAAGTCTGATGTATACTCATTCGGTGTGGTGTTGTTTGAAGTTTTATGTGGTAAGAAAGCAATACATAGTTGCTCAGTAGGAGATATGGTGGGCATGGCGTCCAGGCTTGAATTATATTTGAAGCAAGGAAAACTTGAAGAAATAGTTGATCCTAATCTTGATGGCCAAATTAATCCCGTATGCTTTGAGATATTTACTGAAACAGCCATCGCATGCCTGAATCGCCGAGGGGATGATCGGCCAGCAATGAGAGATGTTGTACAGAATTTGGAGTTGGCTATGGAAGCTCAAAGCATCGGGTGA
- the LOC130989703 gene encoding receptor-like protein kinase FERONIA isoform X1, translating into MIPIPQNQSMNSCPISVALLFLCFFITFSSCSNSQADFTGDVSINCGSTGAAAASNGRQWLGDARSKASPVLQLRGFSAASTAIRHLTSADPVPHKTARISRSQFSYAFQVNAGQKIIRLHFNPTPYRGFKGLRDFFTVEAGPFTLLSNFSASLTADALGVNTFAKEFCLNIQENRQLNLTFSPEISQSQHTYAFINGIEIISMPASLSYFHSGEIGVRVLGQNSMVYFDDSIALEIVHRLHTKQDLNQPTGDFNGVFPKWATQRADKVKNNTWKMPVEVGFRYLIRLHFSEVGLKIAGASGSMFKILVNEMIAYANTEMVNGWNQDNILLYRDYMVVMRGRKQNGRRDILISLQSFEELADGLGVLAGFEIVKLSNADDSLASPNPLPPPQNLQSHTLRNLLSLLGYKHAGATVAIAVISALSIIVHTLREIFEARSTEDEHKPSAKAERHCRRFSLAEIELATGYFDGRLVIGRGGFGNVYKGLIDNGQTTVAVKRLRWDATQGEREFRTEIETLSELRHINIVPLIGYCCEQSERILVYEYMACGTLADHLYKLGRNDSNSSSLNWKHRLSICIGAARGLEYLHTGHGVIHRDVKASNILLDENFTAKVSDFGLAKTEDRNKLQSHVTTLVKGTRGYFDSYYIKTGKLTRKSDIYAFGVVLFVALCGREALDSRVLVLEEERLLSSWAVDKINKGEVDRIVDSNLREEISPNSLKTFVEVAERCLRDEPKNRPTMSQIVVQLEFALEQQESKEQRDAPDKFDHVANDVYPSNEDNISSENVEQPGEASTEVETFTSIFNRIRDSRDRGDAKKPKAHSLLRFWTWGVFRSTIRPSKRKELISLISEISASYINLPKFDLTSIATATNQFSDSEMIEVFEARERYSVFKAVLPTGKTVAVKRFSLSWLDEFKNEISLTSRLDHRNIVNLLGYCIHENGEAMLLYDYMAQGKLSDHLHNSGNSSLSWKQRLQICIDAAKGLEYLHTGSEYPIIHRDVKSSNILLDNKWMAKVSDIFLTSVCLSADATHLTTRVRGTFGYLDPEYFQTYRLTVKSDVYSFGVVLFEVLCGKKAIHSCSVGDMVGMASRLELYLKQGKLEEIVDPNLDGQINPVCFEIFTETAIACLNRRGDDRPAMRDVVQNLELAMEAQSIG; encoded by the exons ATGATTCCTATCCCCCAAAATCAGAGCATGAATTCGTGTCCGATTTCAGTTGCTTTGCTATTTCTCTGCTTCTTCATCACTTTCTCATCTTGTAGTAATAGTCAAGCTGACTTCACAGGTGATGTTTCCATCAACTGTGGCTCGACTGGAGCTGCAGCGGCAAGCAACGGTCGGCAATGGCTCGGAGACGCACGTTCAAAAGCCTCTCCAGTGCTGCAGCTAAGGGGCTTTTCAGCCGCGTCAACGGCCATCCGCCACTTGACCTCTGCTGATCCAGTTCCCCACAAGACTGCGAGAATCTCCCGCTCACAATTCTCATATGCATTTCAAGTCAACGCAGGTCAGAAAATTATCCGTCTTCACTTTAATCCCACTCCATACAGAGGGTTTAAAGGGTTGCGAGACTTTTTCACCGTTGAAGCTGGCCCTTTTACCTTGCTCAGTAATTTTAGTGCTTCCCTTACTGCTGATGCTCTTGGTGTGAATACTTTTGCTAAAGAATTCTGTTTAAATATTCAAGAAAATCGACAGCTCAACTTAACTTTCTCTCCTGAAATTAGTCAATCACAGCATACATATGCTTTCATAAATGGCATCGAGATTATATCGATGCCAGCCAGTCTTTCCTACTTTCATAGTGGAGAAATTGGGGTTCGAGTTCTTGGTCAGAATTCTATGGTCTACTTTGATGATAGCATTGCACTTGAGATAGTCCATCGGCTACATACTAAACAGGATTTGAATCAGCCCACTGGAGATTTCAACGGCGTTTTTCCCAAGTGGGCAACACAGAGAGCAGACAAGGTCAAAAACAACACTTGGAAAATGCCGGTGGAGGTGGGATTCAGGTACTTGATCAGGCTTCATTTCTCGGAGGTGGGACTTAAGATTGCAGGCGCTAGTGGGTCGATGTTTAAGATCCTCGTTAATGAGATGATTGCTTATGCTAACACTGAAATGGTGAATGGATGGAATCAGGATAACATTCTCTTGTATAGGGACTACATGGTGGTGATGAGAGGGCGCAAACAAAATGGCAGACGCGATATCTTGATTTCCTTGCAGTCATTTGAAGAACTCGCGGATGGACTTGGAGTCCTTGCAGGATTTGAAATAGTTAAGTTAAGCAACGCTGATGATAGTCTAGCTAGTCCAAACCCCCTGCCTCCACCTCAGAATTTACAATCCCACACACTCCGGAATTTGCTGTCACTTCTTGGTTATAAACATGCTGGTGCAACCGTTGCAATAGCTGTAATATCTGCATTGAGTATCATTGTTCATACATTGCGAGAAATTTTTGAAGCTAGGAGCACTGAGGACGAACACAAGCCATCAGCCAAGGCTGAAAGACACTGTCGCCGCTTTTCACTAGCTGAGATCGAATTAGCCACTGGATACTTTGATGGCAGACTTGTTATTGGAAGGGGTGGATTTGGTAATGTCTACAAAGGCCTCATTGATAACGGACAAACAACTGTTGCTGTAAAGAGGTTAAGATGGGACGCCACTCAGGGGGAGCGTGAGTTTCGGACTGAAATTGAAACACTTTCTGAACTTCGGCATATCAATATTGTCCCTCTAATTGGATACTGTTGTGAGCAGAGTGAAAGGATTCTTGTTTATGAGTATATGGCTTGTGGTACACTGGCTGACCACCTCTACAAACTTGGAAGAAACGATAGTAATTCTTCTTCTCTCAACTGGAAGCATCGCTTGAGTATCTGCATTGGAGCTGCTCGAGGCCTTGAATATCTTCACACTGGCCATGGAGTCATCCATCGAGATGTGAAGGCTTCAAACATCTTGCTGGATGAAAATTTCACAGCTAAGGTGTCCGATTTTGGCTTGGCTAAAACTGAAGATAGAAACAAGTTACAGAGCCATGTTACCACACTGGTTAAAGGCACAAGGGGTTACTTCGATTCGTATTATATCAAAACTGGAAAATTAACAAGGAAAAGTGACATTTATGCCTTTGGGGTGGTTTTGTTTGTGGCCCTATGCGGGAGAGAAGCATTAGATTCAagggttttggttttggagGAGGAGCGACTTTTGTCCAGTTGGGCTGTcgataaaattaataaaggaGAAGTTGATCGGATTGTAGATTCAAATTTAAGGGAGGAAATCTCGCCAAACAGTTTGAAGACATTTGTGGAGGTTGCTGAAAGATGCTTGCGTGATGAACCAAAGAATCGGCCAACAATGTCTCAAATTGTCGTACAACTTGAGTTTGCACTGGAGCAGCAAGAGAGCAAAGAACAACGTGATGCGCCAGATAAATTTGATCATGTTGCTAATGATGTGTATCCATCTAATGAAGACAATATATCCTCCGAAAATGTTGAGCAACCGGGAGAAGCCTCTACTGAGGTGGAGACATTTACATCTATTTTCAATAGGATACGTGATTCTCGGGACAGAGGAGATGCAAAGAAACCAAAGGCACATAGCCTGTTAAGATTCTGGACATGGGGTGTCTTTAGGAGCACGATAAGACCGTCTAAGAGAAAAGAATTAATAAGCTTAATATCAG AAATTAGTGCTTCATACATCAACTTGCCGAAGTTTGATCTGACCAGCATTGCCACTGCGACCAATCAGTTCTCCGATTCAGAGATGATTGAAGTCTTTGAAGCTAGGGAAAGATATTCTGTGTTTAAG GCTGTATTACCTACAGGGAAAACAGTTGCAGTTAAAAGGTTTTCTTTATCATGGCTTGATGAGTTCAAAAATGAGATATCTCTGACTTCCAGACTGGACCACCGAAACATCGTTAATCTACTTGGATACTGCATTCATGAAAATGGAGAGGCGATGTTACTCTATGATTACATGGCTCAAGGCAAATTATCTGACCATCTCCACAACTCAGGAAATTCCTCATTGTCATGGAAACAACGCCTTCAAATTTGTATAGACGCTGCCAAGGGATTAGAGTATCTTCACACTGGGTCTGAGTACCCCATCATCCACCGCGATGTTAAGTCCTCCAACATCCTCCTGGATAATAAATGGATGGCCAAAGTGTCTGATATTTTCCTCACAAGTGTTTGTCTCTCGGCCGATGCCACCCATTTAACCACGAGGGTGCGAGGAACCTTTGGTTACCTGGACCCGGAGTACTTCCAAACTTATCGGTTGACAGTCAAGTCTGATGTATACTCATTCGGTGTGGTGTTGTTTGAAGTTTTATGTGGTAAGAAAGCAATACATAGTTGCTCAGTAGGAGATATGGTGGGCATGGCGTCCAGGCTTGAATTATATTTGAAGCAAGGAAAACTTGAAGAAATAGTTGATCCTAATCTTGATGGCCAAATTAATCCCGTATGCTTTGAGATATTTACTGAAACAGCCATCGCATGCCTGAATCGCCGAGGGGATGATCGGCCAGCAATGAGAGATGTTGTACAGAATTTGGAGTTGGCTATGGAAGCTCAAAGCATCGGGTGA
- the LOC130989703 gene encoding receptor-like protein kinase ANXUR1 isoform X3 — MHFKSTQPTGDFNGVFPKWATQRADKVKNNTWKMPVEVGFRYLIRLHFSEVGLKIAGASGSMFKILVNEMIAYANTEMVNGWNQDNILLYRDYMVVMRGRKQNGRRDILISLQSFEELADGLGVLAGFEIVKLSNADDSLASPNPLPPPQNLQSHTLRNLLSLLGYKHAGATVAIAVISALSIIVHTLREIFEARSTEDEHKPSAKAERHCRRFSLAEIELATGYFDGRLVIGRGGFGNVYKGLIDNGQTTVAVKRLRWDATQGEREFRTEIETLSELRHINIVPLIGYCCEQSERILVYEYMACGTLADHLYKLGRNDSNSSSLNWKHRLSICIGAARGLEYLHTGHGVIHRDVKASNILLDENFTAKVSDFGLAKTEDRNKLQSHVTTLVKGTRGYFDSYYIKTGKLTRKSDIYAFGVVLFVALCGREALDSRVLVLEEERLLSSWAVDKINKGEVDRIVDSNLREEISPNSLKTFVEVAERCLRDEPKNRPTMSQIVVQLEFALEQQESKEQRDAPDKFDHVANDVYPSNEDNISSENVEQPGEASTEVETFTSIFNRIRDSRDRGDAKKPKAHSLLRFWTWGVFRSTIRPSKRKELISLISEISASYINLPKFDLTSIATATNQFSDSEMIEVFEARERYSVFKAVLPTGKTVAVKRFSLSWLDEFKNEISLTSRLDHRNIVNLLGYCIHENGEAMLLYDYMAQGKLSDHLHNSGNSSLSWKQRLQICIDAAKGLEYLHTGSEYPIIHRDVKSSNILLDNKWMAKVSDIFLTSVCLSADATHLTTRVRGTFGYLDPEYFQTYRLTVKSDVYSFGVVLFEVLCGKKAIHSCSVGDMVGMASRLELYLKQGKLEEIVDPNLDGQINPVCFEIFTETAIACLNRRGDDRPAMRDVVQNLELAMEAQSIG, encoded by the exons ATGCATTTCAAGTCAACGCAG CCCACTGGAGATTTCAACGGCGTTTTTCCCAAGTGGGCAACACAGAGAGCAGACAAGGTCAAAAACAACACTTGGAAAATGCCGGTGGAGGTGGGATTCAGGTACTTGATCAGGCTTCATTTCTCGGAGGTGGGACTTAAGATTGCAGGCGCTAGTGGGTCGATGTTTAAGATCCTCGTTAATGAGATGATTGCTTATGCTAACACTGAAATGGTGAATGGATGGAATCAGGATAACATTCTCTTGTATAGGGACTACATGGTGGTGATGAGAGGGCGCAAACAAAATGGCAGACGCGATATCTTGATTTCCTTGCAGTCATTTGAAGAACTCGCGGATGGACTTGGAGTCCTTGCAGGATTTGAAATAGTTAAGTTAAGCAACGCTGATGATAGTCTAGCTAGTCCAAACCCCCTGCCTCCACCTCAGAATTTACAATCCCACACACTCCGGAATTTGCTGTCACTTCTTGGTTATAAACATGCTGGTGCAACCGTTGCAATAGCTGTAATATCTGCATTGAGTATCATTGTTCATACATTGCGAGAAATTTTTGAAGCTAGGAGCACTGAGGACGAACACAAGCCATCAGCCAAGGCTGAAAGACACTGTCGCCGCTTTTCACTAGCTGAGATCGAATTAGCCACTGGATACTTTGATGGCAGACTTGTTATTGGAAGGGGTGGATTTGGTAATGTCTACAAAGGCCTCATTGATAACGGACAAACAACTGTTGCTGTAAAGAGGTTAAGATGGGACGCCACTCAGGGGGAGCGTGAGTTTCGGACTGAAATTGAAACACTTTCTGAACTTCGGCATATCAATATTGTCCCTCTAATTGGATACTGTTGTGAGCAGAGTGAAAGGATTCTTGTTTATGAGTATATGGCTTGTGGTACACTGGCTGACCACCTCTACAAACTTGGAAGAAACGATAGTAATTCTTCTTCTCTCAACTGGAAGCATCGCTTGAGTATCTGCATTGGAGCTGCTCGAGGCCTTGAATATCTTCACACTGGCCATGGAGTCATCCATCGAGATGTGAAGGCTTCAAACATCTTGCTGGATGAAAATTTCACAGCTAAGGTGTCCGATTTTGGCTTGGCTAAAACTGAAGATAGAAACAAGTTACAGAGCCATGTTACCACACTGGTTAAAGGCACAAGGGGTTACTTCGATTCGTATTATATCAAAACTGGAAAATTAACAAGGAAAAGTGACATTTATGCCTTTGGGGTGGTTTTGTTTGTGGCCCTATGCGGGAGAGAAGCATTAGATTCAagggttttggttttggagGAGGAGCGACTTTTGTCCAGTTGGGCTGTcgataaaattaataaaggaGAAGTTGATCGGATTGTAGATTCAAATTTAAGGGAGGAAATCTCGCCAAACAGTTTGAAGACATTTGTGGAGGTTGCTGAAAGATGCTTGCGTGATGAACCAAAGAATCGGCCAACAATGTCTCAAATTGTCGTACAACTTGAGTTTGCACTGGAGCAGCAAGAGAGCAAAGAACAACGTGATGCGCCAGATAAATTTGATCATGTTGCTAATGATGTGTATCCATCTAATGAAGACAATATATCCTCCGAAAATGTTGAGCAACCGGGAGAAGCCTCTACTGAGGTGGAGACATTTACATCTATTTTCAATAGGATACGTGATTCTCGGGACAGAGGAGATGCAAAGAAACCAAAGGCACATAGCCTGTTAAGATTCTGGACATGGGGTGTCTTTAGGAGCACGATAAGACCGTCTAAGAGAAAAGAATTAATAAGCTTAATATCAG AAATTAGTGCTTCATACATCAACTTGCCGAAGTTTGATCTGACCAGCATTGCCACTGCGACCAATCAGTTCTCCGATTCAGAGATGATTGAAGTCTTTGAAGCTAGGGAAAGATATTCTGTGTTTAAG GCTGTATTACCTACAGGGAAAACAGTTGCAGTTAAAAGGTTTTCTTTATCATGGCTTGATGAGTTCAAAAATGAGATATCTCTGACTTCCAGACTGGACCACCGAAACATCGTTAATCTACTTGGATACTGCATTCATGAAAATGGAGAGGCGATGTTACTCTATGATTACATGGCTCAAGGCAAATTATCTGACCATCTCCACAACTCAGGAAATTCCTCATTGTCATGGAAACAACGCCTTCAAATTTGTATAGACGCTGCCAAGGGATTAGAGTATCTTCACACTGGGTCTGAGTACCCCATCATCCACCGCGATGTTAAGTCCTCCAACATCCTCCTGGATAATAAATGGATGGCCAAAGTGTCTGATATTTTCCTCACAAGTGTTTGTCTCTCGGCCGATGCCACCCATTTAACCACGAGGGTGCGAGGAACCTTTGGTTACCTGGACCCGGAGTACTTCCAAACTTATCGGTTGACAGTCAAGTCTGATGTATACTCATTCGGTGTGGTGTTGTTTGAAGTTTTATGTGGTAAGAAAGCAATACATAGTTGCTCAGTAGGAGATATGGTGGGCATGGCGTCCAGGCTTGAATTATATTTGAAGCAAGGAAAACTTGAAGAAATAGTTGATCCTAATCTTGATGGCCAAATTAATCCCGTATGCTTTGAGATATTTACTGAAACAGCCATCGCATGCCTGAATCGCCGAGGGGATGATCGGCCAGCAATGAGAGATGTTGTACAGAATTTGGAGTTGGCTATGGAAGCTCAAAGCATCGGGTGA